The proteins below are encoded in one region of Pangasianodon hypophthalmus isolate fPanHyp1 chromosome 6, fPanHyp1.pri, whole genome shotgun sequence:
- the LOC117597527 gene encoding extracellular calcium-sensing receptor-like translates to MESIFTVLHMLIAIINFSRANETTCSLRGELSYPHFWKNGDIIVGGIFPFYSSWEFTDSSYSVMPPPIKCSSLDFRAFQYTQSLIFAVEEINNSSSLLPGVSLGYKIYDTCSSSAMGVKMAMTLINGNENSVAHQVCTKPAQVQAIIGEAYSSVSTVIAKSIGPFNMPIISHSATCECLSDKKKYPSFLRTVPSDYHQSRALAEMVKHFGWTWVGAIRRDDDYGNNGMATFTKVAEQLGICLEYSLPFFRTYSQERVLRIIEQIKSSTSRVIVGFLAHWDWEILVHVFTEHNITGYQWVGTESWIGDPVVATLDKQNILQGAIGLAISKTTVTGLEDFILDIKPLKSVGSGIFKKFWEALFNCKYTMQNDSGDLPMCTGEENLSEVENTFTDMSMMPIISNVYKGVYAIGHTLHDLLGCKQTCPTKKQADPLTFLEHIKKVHFKTKDGESVYFDKNGDPAGKYEIINWQTNKEHLHKFVTVGFYDSSFPGQSRLSVNVTSIVWAKNTDKVPQSVCSESCPPRTRKAVQKGKPICCFDCIPCAAGEISNMTDSIECIQCQQDYWSNPQKDECVKKEIEYLSYEETMGILLTVISVVGAFMTMVIAIIFLKYKNTPIVKANNSELSFLLLFALALCFLCSLTFIGRPSEWSCMLRHTAFGITFVLCISCVLGKTIVVLMAFRATLPGSNAMKWFGPPQQRLSVLAFTLIQVLICVLWLTISPPFPFKNLNHYKEKIILECHLGSTIGFWAVLGYIGLLALLCFVLAFLARKLPDNFNEAKFITFSMLIFCAVWITFIPAYVSSPGKFTVAVEIFAILASSFGLLFCIFLPKCYIIILKPEKNTKKQIMGKIPVK, encoded by the exons ATGGAGTCAATATTTACTGTCTTGCATATGCTAATAGCCATCATCAATTTTTCGAGAGCTAATGAAACTACTTGTAGCCTGAGAGGAGAGCTTTCATACCcacatttttggaaaaatggtgATATCATAGTTGGAggaatttttccattttatagTAGTTGGGAGTTCACAGACTCATCCTATTCTGTCATGCCACCTCCAATAAAGTGCTCAAG CTTAGATTTCAGAGCCTTTCAATACACACAGTCCTTGATCTTTGCAGTAGAAGAGATTAACAACAGTTCCTCTTTACTTCCTGGAGTCTCACTGGGCTACAAGATCTATGACACCTGTAGTTCTTCAGCAATGGGAGTTAAAATGGCAATGACACTTATTAATGGAAACGAGAACTCGGTTGCACATCAGGTCTGCACAAAGCCAGCCCAGGTGCAAGCCATAATAGGCGAGGCATACTCATCGGTGTCCACAGTTATAGCAAAGAGTATTGGACCTTTCAACATGCCCATA ATCAGTCACTCTGCCACCTGTGAGTGTCTCAGTGACAAAAAGAAATATCCCTCATTTCTGCGCACTGTTCCCAGTGATTACCACCAATCCCGGGCCCTGGCAGAGATGGTCAAACACTTTGGCTGGACCTGGGTGGGAGCAATAAGAAGAGATGATGACTATGGTAACAATGGGATGGCTACATTTACTAAAGTTGCAGAACAGTTGGGCATATGCTTAGAATATTCCCTTCCATTTTTTAGAACCTACTCACAAGAAAGAGTGCTGAGAATCATAGAGCAAATCAAAAGCTCCACTTCTCGAGTGATAGTAGGATTTCTTGCTCACTGGGATTGGGAGATTTTGGTACATGTATTTACTGAACACAACATCACTGGATACCAATGGGTGGGAACTGAAAGTTGGATCGGTGATCCAGTAGTGGCCACACTGGATAAGCAAAATATACTGCAAGGAGCCATAGGGCTTGCTATTTCCAAAACAACAGTAACTGGTCTAGAGGACTTCATTCTAGATATAAAACCACTGAAATCTGTAGGCAgtggtatttttaaaaaattttgggAAGCTCtgtttaattgtaaatataCAATGCAGAATGATTCGGGGGACTTACCAATGTGCACTGGAGAAGAAAATCTGTCCGAAGTGGAAAACACCTTCACTGATATGTCCATGATGCCCATTATCAGTAACGTGTATAAAGGTGTTTATGCCATTGGCCATACCCTACATGACCTTCTTGGCTGCAAACAAACTTGTCCTACAAAGAAGCAAGCTGATCCTCTCACT tttcttgAGCATATCAAAAAGGTGCATTTCAAGACCAAAGATGgtgaaagtgtttattttgataaaaatgGTGACCCTGcaggaaaatatgaaataataaactggcaaacaaataaagaacacCTGCATAAATTTGTTACTGTTGGATTTTATGACTCCTCTTTTCCTGGTCAGAGTCGTTTATCTGTAAACGTGACCTCTATTGTTTGGGCAAAAAATACTGATAAA GTACCACAATCTGTATGCAGCGAGAGCTGCCCACCTAGAACAAGGAAAGCTGTGCAAAAAGGAAAGCCTATCTGCTGCTTTGACTGCATACCATGTGCTGCAGGAGAGATTAGTAATATGACAG ATTCTATTGAATGTATACAATGTCAGCAAGATTACTGGTCAAATCCACAGAAGGACGAATGTGTCAAGAAAGAAATTGAATATCTATCATATGAGGAAACTATGGGAATATTGCTCACAGTTATTTCTGTTGTCGGTGCATTTATGACAATGGTAATAGCAATCatatttcttaaatataaaaacactccAATAGTCAAAGCCAACAACTCTGAGCTCAGCTTCCTGCTGCTCTTTGCACTGGCTCTATGTTTCCTTTGTTCACTTACTTTCATTGGACGTCCCTCTGAGTGGTCTTGTATGCTGCGCCACACAGCATTTGGGATCACTTTTGTCCTCTGCATTTCCTGTGTTCTGGGAAAAACAATAGTGGTGTTAATGGCCTTCAGAGCTACACTTCCAGGCAGTAATGCCATGAAATGGTTTGGGCCTCCACAACAGAGACTTAGTGTACTTGCCTTCACTCTCATACAGGTGCTAATTTGTGTCCTTTGGCTCACAATATCTCCTCCTTTCCCCTTCAAAAACCTAAATCACTACAAGGAAAAGATAATTCTGGAATGTCATTTGGGCTCAACCATAGGATTCTGGGCTGTGCTGGGTTATATAGgacttttggctcttttatgttttgttttggcttTTCTGGCTCGGAAGTTGCCTGATAATTTTAATGAAGCTAAATTCATTACGTTTAGCATGCTCATATTCTGTGCAGTTTGGATCACTTTTATTCCAGCTTATGTCAGTTCACCTGGGAAATTTACTGTAGCTGTGgaaatatttgccattttggcatCAAGCTTTGGTTTGTTATTCTGTATCTTTCTTCCAAAATGTTACATAATTATACTGAAGCCagagaaaaacactaaaaagcaAATTATGGGGAAAATACCAGTTAAGTAA